A genome region from Eurosta solidaginis isolate ZX-2024a chromosome 2, ASM4086904v1, whole genome shotgun sequence includes the following:
- the LOC137240890 gene encoding uncharacterized protein, with product MSQPSSRRISPPHFRRGFAVPGTATQIGTASSAPLLPKTDATSAAKIATKMKTSNIVDVSSYQSVCTAAITKTTTIITTPSATTESIVHLSGKADGGVITTTPVAVNHKLTVGNDNNNTNFNTNTANHNISQVSAMRASNIGRNIPSSCPDSPIRRVSTSLKNSAFGFATRFFNKCKAATFTVDGATYTIGNPNANQALY from the coding sequence ATGTCGCAACCAAGTTCGCGTCGCATTTCGCCACCACATTTTCGGCGTGGTTTTGCTGTTCCCGGTACAGCAACACAAATTGGCACTGCGTCATCTGCACCACTTCTACCAAAGACGGATGCAACATCCGCAgcgaaaatagcaacaaaaatgaAAACATCTAACATTGTTGATGTAAGTTCATATCAAAGTGTATGCACAGCAgctattacaaaaacaacaacaataataacaacaccaTCTGCCACTACAGAAAGTATTGTTCATTTGAGTGGTAAAGCAGATGGAGGTGTCATCACTACCACACCAGTTGCTGTTAACCATAAGCTTACGGTAGGTAATgataacaacaacacaaattttaatacaaatacaGCGAATCACAACATAAGTCAAGTGTCAGCAATGAGGGCAAGCAATATTGGCCGCAATATACCCTCTTCCTGCCCGGATTCACCAATTCGTCGAGTTTCAACAAGTTTGAAAAACTCAGCTTTTGGTTTCGCCACGCGTTTCTTCAACAAATGCAAAGCAGCAACTTTCACTGTGGATGGTGCCACATATACAATAG